One part of the uncultured Celeribacter sp. genome encodes these proteins:
- the rpsG gene encoding 30S ribosomal protein S7, whose amino-acid sequence MSRRHAAEKREVLPDAKYGDRVLTKFMNNLMIDGKKSAAEKIVYNALTRVEDKLKKAPVEVFHEALDNVKPAVEVRSRRVGGATYQVPVEVRAERREALAIRWLISASRARNENTMEERLAGELLDAVNGRGAAVKKREDTHKMADANKAFSHYRW is encoded by the coding sequence ATGTCTCGTCGTCACGCTGCTGAGAAGCGCGAAGTTCTGCCCGACGCCAAATATGGCGATCGCGTGCTGACCAAATTCATGAACAACCTGATGATCGACGGCAAAAAATCTGCCGCCGAGAAAATTGTCTACAACGCGCTGACCCGCGTCGAAGACAAGCTGAAAAAAGCGCCTGTCGAAGTCTTCCACGAAGCCCTCGACAACGTGAAACCGGCCGTCGAAGTGCGCTCCCGCCGTGTGGGTGGTGCAACCTACCAGGTTCCGGTTGAAGTGCGTGCTGAGCGCCGCGAAGCTCTGGCCATCCGTTGGCTGATCTCCGCGTCCCGCGCCCGCAATGAAAACACGATGGAAGAACGCCTTGCCGGTGAACTGCTCGACGCAGTGAACGGTCGCGGTGCCGCCGTGAAAAAGCGCGAAGACACCCACAAGATGGCCGACGCCAACAAAGCGTTCAGCCACTACCGCTGGTAA
- the rpsL gene encoding 30S ribosomal protein S12 yields MPTIQQLIRNPRQPKRKTSKSMHLEQCPQKRGVCTRVYTTTPKKPNSAMRKVAKVRLTNGFEVISYIPGESHNLQEHSVVLIRGGRVKDLPGVRYHILRGVLDTQGVKDRKQRRSKYGAKRPK; encoded by the coding sequence ATGCCAACGATTCAACAGCTGATCCGCAACCCGCGTCAGCCCAAGCGCAAGACTTCCAAGTCCATGCACCTGGAGCAGTGCCCGCAAAAGCGTGGCGTTTGCACCCGCGTGTACACCACCACCCCGAAAAAACCGAACTCCGCTATGCGTAAGGTCGCCAAAGTGCGCCTGACGAACGGTTTTGAGGTCATCAGCTACATCCCCGGTGAAAGCCACAACCTTCAGGAACACTCCGTGGTTCTGATCCGTGGCGGCCGTGTGAAAGACCTTCCGGGTGTCCGTTACCACATCCTGCGTGGTGTTCTGGATACCCAGGGCGTCAAAGACCGTAAGCAACGCCGTTCGAAATACGGCGCCAAGCGTCCGAAGTAA
- a CDS encoding DMT family transporter has translation MPLSDNMRGALLMTLSMAAFTTNDSMMKGVLEELPLFQALFLRGVLNLVMVLTVLRPFLGPVRFDLPRRDLWLIALRSLSEVGGAICFMSAVRAIPFANATAIMQTMPLSITLLGALLFRDPLGWRRLLSIGVGFVGVLLIVKPGTAGFELEGLWALAAMICITLRDTTVRAMGRDVPNSTVTFAAVLAVTVATGFVSVQEPWQSLSPLSSLQLIGAASCLLVGYVTSVTVMRIGEISFVSPFRYTALIWALLLGFVAFGEWPDDWALVGAGVIALSGIYNVLREARLRRRAARAGQA, from the coding sequence ATGCCTCTGAGTGACAACATGCGTGGTGCCTTGCTGATGACGCTGTCGATGGCGGCGTTCACCACCAATGACAGCATGATGAAGGGGGTTCTTGAAGAGTTGCCGCTGTTCCAGGCGCTGTTCCTGCGGGGCGTTTTGAATCTAGTGATGGTGTTGACCGTGCTGCGGCCCTTTCTGGGACCGGTACGGTTCGACCTGCCGCGCCGGGATCTCTGGCTGATTGCTCTGCGGTCTTTGTCCGAGGTCGGCGGGGCGATCTGCTTTATGTCCGCTGTGCGTGCAATCCCCTTTGCCAATGCCACGGCCATCATGCAGACCATGCCGCTGTCGATCACGCTTTTGGGCGCCCTGTTGTTTCGCGATCCCTTGGGATGGCGGCGGCTTCTCTCGATCGGGGTGGGTTTTGTCGGCGTCTTGCTGATCGTCAAGCCCGGGACCGCGGGGTTTGAACTGGAAGGCCTCTGGGCGCTCGCGGCGATGATCTGCATCACCCTGCGGGACACGACCGTGCGGGCCATGGGGCGGGACGTGCCGAATTCCACGGTGACTTTTGCCGCAGTGCTGGCGGTCACGGTGGCCACCGGGTTTGTGAGCGTTCAGGAGCCTTGGCAGAGCCTCTCTCCGCTGTCGAGCCTTCAATTGATCGGCGCCGCCAGCTGTCTGCTGGTGGGCTATGTGACCTCCGTGACCGTCATGCGGATCGGAGAGATTTCTTTTGTTTCGCCCTTCCGCTATACTGCGTTGATCTGGGCGCTTTTGCTGGGGTTCGTGGCCTTTGGCGAATGGCCGGACGACTGGGCACTGGTCGGGGCAGGGGTGATTGCTCTCTCCGGGATCTACAATGTGCTGCGCGAAGCGCGTCTGCGCCGCCGTGCCGCCCGTGCGGGCCAGGCCTGA
- the rpoC gene encoding DNA-directed RNA polymerase subunit beta', producing MNQELTTNPFNPLAQPSTFDEIKVSLASPERILSWSYGEIKKPETINYRTFKPERDGLFCARIFGPIKDYECLCGKYKRMKYRGVVCEKCGVEVTLQKVRRERMGHIELAAPVAHIWFLKSLPSRIGLMLDMTLRDLERVLYFENYVVIEPGLTDLTYGQMMTEEEFMDAQDLYGMDAFEADIGAEAIRKMLANIDLESTAEQLREDLKEATGELKPKKIIKRLKIVESFLESGNRPEWMILTVIPVIPPELRPLVPLDGGRFATSDLNDLYRRVINRNNRLKRLIELRAPDIIVRNEKRMLQESVDALFDNGRRGRVITGANKRPLKSLSDMLKGKQGRFRQNLLGKRVDFSGRSVIVTGPELKLHQCGLPKKMALELFKPFIYSRLEAKGLSSTVKQAKKLVEKERPEVWDILDEVIREHPVFLNRAPTLHRLGIQAFEPTLIEGKAIQLHPLVCSAFNADFDGDQMAVHVPLSLEAQLEARVLMMSTNNVLSPANGAPIIVPSQDMILGLYYITMEREGMKGEGMVFSDIEEVEYALNAGEVHLHAKVTARIKQIDEHGQEVLKRYETTPGRLRLGGLLPLNAKAPFELVNQLLRKKDVQRVIDTVYRYCGQKESVIFCDQIMSLGFKEAFKAGISFGKDDMVIPDNKWDIVEGTRDLVKDFEQQYMDGLITQGEKYNKVVDAWAKCNDKVTEAMMNTISATKRDENGAEMEPNSVYMMAHSGARGSVTQMKQLGGMRGLMAKPSGEIIETPIISNFKEGLTVLEYFNSTHGARKGLSDTALKTANSGYLTRRLVDVAQDCIVREVDCGTDIAITAEAAVNDGEIVASLAERILGRVSADDVLKPGTDEVLVSKNELIDERKADAIEAAGVASIRIRSPLTCEAEEGVCAMCYGRDLARGTLVNQGEAVGIIAAQSIGEPGTQLTMRTFHIGGVAQGGQQSFQEANQEGTIEYRNAMLLENRHGEKIVMGRNMQLAIIDANGVERASFKLGYGTKVFVEDGASVARGDKLFEWDPYTLPIIAEKSGKAKFVDLITGLSVRDETDDATGMTQKIVTDWRSVPRGGDLKPEILILGEDGEPMRNEAGNPVTYLMSVDAILSIEDGQDIQAGDVVARIPREGAKTKDITGGLPRVAELFEARRPKDHAIIAEIDGYVRFGKDYKNKRRISIEPSDESMEPVEYMVPKGKHIPVAEGDFIQKGEYIMDGNPAPHDILAIMGVEALAEYMIDEVQEVYRLQGVKINDKHIEVIVRQMLQKWEILDSGDTTLLKGEAVDKVEFDEANAKAESKGGRAAKGQPILLGITKASLQTRSFISAASFQETTRVLTEASVQGKRDKLVGLKENIIVGRLIPAGTGGATQRVRRIAAERDNVVIEEARAEAEAAAQLAAPVMETMDDEADTLIVDTPEGDE from the coding sequence ATGAACCAGGAACTCACAACCAACCCGTTCAACCCGCTGGCGCAGCCGTCGACGTTTGACGAGATCAAGGTCTCTCTGGCGTCCCCGGAACGTATCCTGTCGTGGTCCTACGGTGAGATCAAAAAGCCCGAGACCATCAACTACCGGACCTTCAAGCCGGAGCGTGACGGTCTGTTCTGTGCGCGGATTTTTGGCCCGATCAAAGACTACGAATGTCTTTGCGGCAAATATAAACGCATGAAATATCGCGGCGTTGTCTGCGAGAAATGCGGTGTTGAAGTCACCCTCCAGAAAGTGCGTCGCGAACGTATGGGCCACATCGAGCTGGCCGCGCCCGTTGCACACATCTGGTTCCTGAAATCGCTCCCGTCCCGGATCGGCCTCATGCTCGACATGACGCTGCGCGATCTGGAACGCGTGCTGTATTTCGAAAACTACGTGGTGATCGAACCCGGTCTGACGGACCTCACCTACGGTCAGATGATGACCGAGGAAGAGTTCATGGACGCGCAGGATCTCTATGGCATGGACGCATTCGAGGCCGACATCGGCGCCGAAGCGATCCGCAAGATGCTGGCCAATATCGACCTTGAATCGACCGCAGAGCAGCTGCGCGAAGATCTCAAAGAGGCGACCGGCGAGCTGAAGCCCAAGAAGATCATCAAACGTCTGAAGATCGTCGAGAGCTTCCTTGAATCCGGTAACCGCCCGGAGTGGATGATTCTGACCGTGATCCCCGTGATCCCGCCGGAACTGCGTCCGCTGGTGCCGCTCGATGGCGGCCGTTTCGCGACCTCTGACCTCAACGACCTCTACCGTCGTGTGATCAACCGGAACAACCGTCTGAAACGCCTGATCGAACTGCGTGCGCCGGACATCATCGTGCGCAATGAAAAGCGGATGCTGCAAGAATCCGTCGACGCGCTGTTCGACAACGGCCGTCGTGGCCGCGTCATCACCGGTGCGAACAAACGCCCGCTGAAATCGCTCTCCGACATGCTGAAAGGCAAACAAGGTCGTTTCCGTCAGAACCTTTTGGGGAAACGCGTCGACTTCTCCGGTCGTTCGGTCATTGTGACCGGCCCGGAACTGAAGCTGCACCAATGTGGTCTGCCGAAAAAGATGGCGCTCGAACTGTTCAAGCCGTTCATCTATTCGCGGCTTGAGGCCAAAGGTCTGTCTTCGACCGTGAAGCAAGCCAAGAAGCTGGTTGAAAAAGAACGCCCGGAAGTCTGGGATATCCTCGACGAGGTGATCCGTGAACACCCGGTGTTCCTCAACCGTGCGCCGACGCTGCACCGTCTGGGCATTCAGGCCTTCGAACCCACACTGATCGAAGGTAAAGCCATTCAGCTGCACCCGCTGGTCTGTTCTGCGTTCAACGCCGACTTTGACGGTGACCAGATGGCTGTTCACGTTCCGCTGAGCCTTGAGGCCCAGCTGGAAGCACGCGTTCTGATGATGTCCACGAACAACGTGCTGTCGCCTGCCAACGGCGCGCCGATCATCGTGCCGTCGCAGGACATGATCCTCGGTCTCTATTACATCACGATGGAGCGCGAGGGCATGAAGGGCGAAGGCATGGTCTTCTCCGACATCGAAGAAGTCGAATATGCCCTGAACGCCGGTGAAGTGCACCTGCACGCCAAAGTCACCGCGCGGATCAAGCAGATCGACGAACACGGTCAAGAGGTGCTCAAGCGCTACGAAACCACCCCGGGCCGTCTGCGTCTGGGCGGGCTTCTGCCGCTCAACGCCAAGGCGCCGTTCGAACTGGTGAACCAGCTTCTGCGGAAGAAAGACGTTCAGCGCGTCATCGACACTGTCTATCGCTACTGCGGTCAGAAAGAGTCGGTGATCTTCTGTGACCAGATCATGTCACTGGGCTTTAAAGAAGCGTTCAAAGCCGGGATTTCCTTCGGCAAGGACGACATGGTGATCCCGGACAACAAATGGGACATCGTAGAAGGCACCCGTGACCTAGTGAAAGACTTCGAACAACAGTACATGGACGGCCTGATCACCCAGGGCGAGAAGTACAACAAAGTTGTCGATGCTTGGGCCAAGTGTAACGACAAAGTCACCGAGGCGATGATGAACACCATCTCCGCCACCAAACGTGATGAGAACGGTGCCGAAATGGAACCGAACTCGGTCTACATGATGGCGCACTCCGGGGCCCGTGGTTCTGTCACGCAGATGAAACAGCTGGGCGGTATGCGCGGCCTGATGGCGAAACCTTCGGGCGAGATTATCGAAACGCCGATTATCTCGAACTTTAAAGAAGGTCTGACCGTGCTCGAGTACTTCAACTCGACCCACGGTGCGCGGAAAGGTCTGTCGGATACGGCGCTTAAAACGGCGAACTCCGGCTATCTGACCCGTCGTCTGGTGGACGTGGCGCAGGACTGCATCGTGCGCGAAGTGGACTGTGGCACCGACATCGCGATCACGGCAGAAGCCGCGGTCAACGACGGTGAAATCGTCGCCTCGCTAGCCGAGCGTATTCTGGGCCGTGTGTCTGCGGATGATGTTCTCAAGCCGGGGACCGATGAGGTTCTCGTGTCCAAGAACGAGCTGATCGACGAACGCAAAGCCGACGCCATCGAGGCGGCTGGTGTGGCATCGATCCGTATCCGCAGCCCGCTGACCTGTGAGGCCGAAGAAGGCGTCTGCGCCATGTGCTATGGTCGTGACCTTGCACGCGGTACGCTGGTCAACCAGGGTGAGGCCGTCGGCATCATCGCGGCACAGTCGATCGGGGAACCGGGCACGCAGCTGACGATGCGGACCTTCCACATCGGCGGCGTTGCGCAGGGTGGTCAACAGTCCTTCCAGGAAGCCAACCAGGAAGGCACGATCGAATATCGCAACGCGATGCTTCTGGAAAACCGTCATGGCGAGAAAATCGTCATGGGTCGGAACATGCAGCTGGCGATCATCGATGCCAATGGCGTCGAGCGGGCTTCGTTCAAACTGGGCTACGGCACCAAGGTCTTCGTCGAAGACGGTGCGAGCGTGGCGCGGGGCGACAAGCTGTTCGAATGGGACCCCTACACCCTGCCGATCATCGCCGAGAAATCCGGTAAAGCGAAATTTGTCGACCTCATCACGGGCCTCTCCGTGCGTGACGAGACCGATGACGCAACCGGCATGACCCAGAAAATCGTGACCGACTGGCGGTCCGTGCCGCGGGGCGGCGATCTGAAACCGGAGATCCTGATCCTCGGCGAAGATGGCGAACCGATGCGCAACGAAGCGGGCAACCCGGTGACCTATCTGATGTCTGTGGATGCCATCCTCTCGATCGAGGACGGTCAGGACATTCAGGCCGGTGACGTTGTGGCGCGTATCCCGCGCGAAGGTGCGAAGACGAAAGACATCACCGGTGGTCTGCCGCGTGTGGCCGAACTCTTCGAGGCACGTCGTCCGAAAGATCACGCGATCATCGCGGAGATCGACGGCTATGTGCGCTTCGGCAAGGACTACAAGAACAAGCGTCGCATTTCGATCGAGCCTTCGGACGAAAGCATGGAGCCCGTCGAATACATGGTGCCGAAAGGCAAACACATCCCGGTGGCTGAAGGCGACTTCATCCAGAAGGGTGAGTACATCATGGACGGCAACCCGGCGCCGCACGACATTCTTGCGATCATGGGTGTTGAGGCTCTGGCCGAATACATGATCGACGAGGTGCAGGAGGTCTATCGTCTGCAAGGCGTGAAGATCAACGATAAGCACATCGAAGTCATCGTGCGTCAGATGCTGCAGAAATGGGAAATCCTCGACAGCGGGGACACCACTCTGCTCAAGGGCGAAGCGGTCGATAAGGTCGAATTCGACGAAGCCAACGCGAAAGCGGAAAGCAAAGGCGGACGTGCCGCGAAAGGTCAGCCGATCCTTCTCGGGATCACCAAGGCCTCGCTGCAAACGCGCTCCTTCATCTCTGCGGCCTCCTTCCAGGAGACCACACGGGTTCTCACCGAGGCGTCCGTTCAGGGCAAACGCGACAAGCTCGTCGGCCTCAAAGAGAACATCATTGTGGGTCGCCTGATCCCGGCCGGGACCGGTGGTGCCACCCAGCGTGTCCGCCGCATTGCCGCCGAGCGCGACAACGTGGTGATCGAGGAAGCGCGTGCAGAGGCAGAAGCCGCTGCACAACTCGCTGCCCCGGTGATGGAAACGATGGACGACGAAGCCGATACGCTGATCGTCGACACCCCGGAAGGCGACGAATAA